The DNA region CATAACATATGTTCCTCCCAAGGTTCCCACCCTTTACACCGTCATGAGTTCTCAAGATCTAGCAACCAACCCGGTGGTTTACGGCACCTACACTCATAGCACTGTTCTCCAAAAGGATGACATTGTGGAGATCGTGCTGAACAACCTCGATCCGGGAATCCACCCATTCCACCTCCACGGCCACGATTTTCAGGTCGTCTGGCGCTCTGAAGACGATGCAGGAACATTTCAAGATTCAGGCATCACATTATCGGACTTCGCGCATGTGCCCATGAGAAGGGATACTGTTTTCGTATACCCTAATGGGAACTTGGTTCTACGCTTCAAAGCCGACAACccaggtttttttttcctctttgcCCTCGTTCATTGTATGGTTTCTAACAATCGAGAATAGGCGTATGGCTTTTCCATTGCCACATAGAGTGGCATGTGCAATCTGGACTCTTGGCAACCTTTGTTGAAGCGCCTCTCGAAATTCAACAGTCCCTCACCATTCCTCCCGATCATCTTGACGTCTGCAAGAAGATGGGAGTGCCCACAGGAGGAAATGCTGCCGGAAATTCTGAGGATTTTTTGAACCTAGATGGGGAGAATGCACCGCCCAATCGGTTGCCTGACGGGTACGTTACTTCAGCAGAGTGACCTTCATCTGATACAGAGTCTGAGGACGAGTCGAATGGCTATTTCATGTTGGAATAGTAAGAGACAGAcaccgatgatgatggtgaagatctgatgtgggagggaggataaCTGCGCTTTCtgggatgacgatgatgataaCATTTTTTGGCTACAAAATAGGTTTACCGGTCCAGGCATCGCCGCCCTGGTCTTTAGCTGCCTGACAGGTATACTGGGCGTGATGACGATCGCGTGGTATGGCTTTGCCGAGGGGGTTAGTGGCGGagaggacaagaaggtcCGCATTGAGGGTCAACAAGACGGAGCTGGGGATGTCAAGCTGAGGGACATGCCGTCCGGTTCGACATTGGTGAATGATCGGCGTGTGCATAAGCTGCGTAGAAACGAGACTCGTGCCAAGCTCAGGGGCGACGGATTACGAGTTTGATGGGGCCATCCATATGATATTTGATGGCACACGAGTGGATTCGGGACTTAATTTGTATCATAAGGGCTGTTTCTTATGCCATGTTGCCTCATAGTCCGATAGCTTGCTTCCATTTGGTTTGGGGATGCCAGAAGATTGGACTTTTCCTGAGGTTATTCGGCAGTTCTGAGTAGCTATCAATCAGAGGGATTATACCAAGAAGGCATGTTCACCGAATCTTTTTTGTGAAACTTTAGTGGTTCATGAATAGGCTGAGAGTTGACTATGATTGTACTTGCTTTCACAAGATACTCAATCACACTCTTTTCTAGGCCAGCTATATTTTAACGAGACTCAGCTGCTTCCACTCACACCAGTACTGTTATTgcccctcatcaacccacGTTTTACATCTTCACATGAACATAATAGTCAGTTTAGAAAGCCTCTGGTGGCAGGGCTTGTCGCGATAAGCTTGAAGACCAAGGGAGTCGTCGATTGAAAGACGGCAGAAATGGCAACGCTGGTGACAACTCTGGACGCAGTACCAGTAGGTAATGATAACAGCAATAACCACATTGAAAATTACGTCTCAAATTTGCTGAATATCCTGTTCAAACCCATCTTTACCTATATCTACTGGACAAGAAGCTTTTGGTACAAATCTCGGCGCAAGAATCACACAGGCCTGTTTGTGGATATCTTGGAAGCTTGCCGATCACTATTGTCAAGGTTGATAGTATTAGCAAGCAGGAAGAAAACTTAATCAtaaatcatcatcatcccgTAAACAAGAGAGCCTTCGTGTATGCCGCCAATTCCATCCAACGGTCTGTTGCTTCAGGTAATTGCATATTTCTCCCGCCCAATCTCATGCCAACTTGAACAACCTACCGCACCAGGCAAGTCCCCGTCAACGTGAACACCATCAGGTAAACCAACCTGGAAGTGTTCGCTTCTCGATTATGTTGACAAGCTCCTGCAGATCTTTCGTCACGATTGTTTCATACCCTAGAATCTGCCCAAGGTAGTCTGGATTGTCTGCATTCTCCAAAGGGTTTTCAATGTTGAAGACGTTTTTCATCCGTTCACGGAACCGAGTCCGTTTTTTTCGGTCTTCCCCCGTGAGTGCTGCCTCGCCCCCGCTGTTCTTGATCTGCTGTTCATACATGGCGAGGTGGAGCCAGAGGCTGGTCTGATGGAGgatcttcttgatctttGCAAGTTGCTGTTGGGCTGTAGACAGTGGGAAGAAATTAAAGTTAGTACGTATCGCACTCGAAGTACGAGGCAATATGAGTGGTAGCAGACAGGAATGGGAAGCTCAGGGCATTTCTAACTTGCCTTGTTTTGCCTTGTTTCCGTCGTCATTTCGATGCCACGCATTACACGAAGAGACTCCCACACCTGAACTACCTACTACCACCCTAGCAACACTCGTAGTCACTTTGAATGTGGTTGTTGCGGTTGCCCACCACACAGTGTGACCAACAAGGTACCAGCCACCAGACCCTGTGACGGCTCCCACAACCGCAGCTGTGGCAATCCACGACCACTTGGACTATCGCTTCGAGTTTCTCTCCACTGTTGCATATGTGTACAAGTTTTCCACTTCTTTTAGTGAGTTTCCGAGGGTATCGATTGCGGTTTGAAGTTTTACTATCTGGCTCGCTGCCTCTTTCTTTGTTCCTATTAGACAGTCAGGTCCGTTCCTGCAAAGATTCtggcaaaagaaaaaaaaaacaggcGACGGCCATATCAGGTAGGTAATTACCTTCGTCTTCCCTGCATCGCACTTGTCGAAAGGCTTGATGCACCTCATATTGCATTTTCTCCAGCTTCTGGGCTGATTCGTTGATCCTTTTATGCAGTTCGGTGCAACTGAGCTGTTTAGGCTCGATCTGTTTGAAACTTTCAATATAAAAGCACCAGAAAGAAACCATTCACGGGAAAACCAGAAGGTTCATTGGATCTTAGGGGATTACATAAACATTGCTGTAGCACCCAGACCACCGAGAGGGCTGTAAATGCAGCTGCTTGAAGAAAGTTGCTGGCCGTTCCTATCGATGCTGTTATGCTCTGAACATTTTGCATTCCACTGGCCCATTTCAATACGATGCTAGGGCCTAAAGACGAAACATCTATCTCATGATGACCTTTTTGCTAATACGCGAATACACGTGGTAAGTTTGTCTTGAttccaaaaagaaaaagtggAATACAAAGGGTGAATCTTACAATCCATAAGTCCACTCATCGCGATTCTCTGTCTGCAGGTTCTGGCATTGAAGGTCTGTCGGCAACACCTTTGCAGAGTTCTCTGCCTTGTGAGTTAAGAACTGACGGAGAAAGATCTGAAAATTGTTTCCCTCAACGCCCTCTATTGATTTTCCTGGAGGAAGGTTGGGTATGAACTGGACATTGTGCTTCTCCCGCAGTCTTAGTAAAGACAGAGCATCGCCTGAGCTGAAGAGACTGTTGCATAGCCGTTGGATATCATCTTCGACACTTTGGTCGGGGCCGAGGGGGCTCTTGCGTTCCAAGACAATCTAGGAGCATGTCAGTCCTCAAACGTGAAGTCTCATGCTGTGGCGGAATACGAATGACCACTCACTTGTATAGAGCAGTGACTATTATTGGATTGCGGATAGTTCAGATCCGCTTTCCACAAATCATGGTCAGCTACTGAGGCTGCGCGGAATACAGATGCTAATCCTCGGTTGACTGTATCCTCGGTGGCATCAACATTCGAATGCAGAACCAGAAGGTACAACTTTGTCGTCTCTGACATCTTGGGGATCGGAATCCTGCTGCGCCCGAGAACCAAGTGTGATGGAAAGTgccgtcatcaacaaccactgATGATACATTGGCATTATTTGTATCGAGGAAAAGCAGGAATGGAAAAGGCCGGAGGACACCGGAGTTTGAGTCGTAGTAGCGTGAAGAAGGTTTGCAAACGAACTTGGAGGGCATTGTGCAGAAGGGGGCGGGCCGCCTCTGCTGCAACCCGTTCATGACCGGTTATATTCATTGGGATATGCCTGTATGTCTGATAAGGATCAATATTTATGCATTCAACAAGCCTCATGCCATGTCTTTTGATGAAGATTGGACGTCGCCCCTGTCAAGAATGCTTCTTTTCTCGTGTGACATGAGGGATATGACTGCCCAGTCGTTGAACAAGCTGGTTGAGCCCAACAAGCTGAAACAACCAGCTTTCTAAGGTTCCCCTCGTTTGCTGCTCAGTTACCAACCACATTTCGAACTTAAATGACCTTCAAATACCTAGCATGTTCACCGATCACTTTCTGGCATAGGCGGACTGCACCCAGCGATCAAATGGCAAACAATTCACTCATTCAAAAGTGCGAATCCCGCACACAGCCATGGCCATGAATACCTCTCAGGACGGCCGAGCGATGAGGATCTCGAGATTGAGATCAATGCCTTCTGCCACGACACCATCGACTTCCTCGCCAGTTATCTTGCCACAAGAGAGGCAATTGCTCACAATCATGCGCCAGGAGGTCATATGAATGGCAGCAACGGCAGTACGGACATAAGTACACGACACCGATTTCCCTCTCTCATCCAACGGGGCAAACTAACTGACCCTTCCAACTCCCACAGCCAAAGCACTACCCATCCCAAACAAGttcatcaccctcatcgCCACCCACGACCAACTCCAAATGCAGCTCGTCCCCCTGCgcaacatcctccaccaaaccctccacaaAGCCTGGATCCGACTCCTACGATCAAACTTCTACCTAGTTTCCAGGTATCCACCCCATCCTTTCTCCTCTCCCCACCAGCATCTCTCCTAATCCCCAATCCTACAACATCAAAAACAGCTAACCCTCTCACCCAGCCTCTTCCTCAaactcaccaaccccctcctcacaacTAACACACctctctccaccctcctctccatcctcctcgctgcATCATCAGCCGACACACTAGCCTACCGAACACTCCTCTACCTCCTCTCATCTAAAACAAAAGACATCCCAGATCAAAGCCCGCCTAGACGAAGAAAGCTCCTTCTTCAAACAATccgacaccaacaaccctGACTTCTCAGCCTTTACCCAAACCTGGCTCCTCACGGCGGACACCTCGTCAAACTAGGCGCCAAATGCCACTCCTGGATCCCacaagatgatgatgagaggcAGCAACTCCTGACCGGTTCCCACGGACACAACCCAACCACTACTTCCGAGAGTGACCGGGGCTGGGCATGAGCAGAATGGTACGCCGGGCGCCTGGGCGGAAGCAGCGAAGGGTGGTTCTGGGAGAACAAGGTCGACGAACTAACCGGCAGAGTGTACACACTTTTCACTGTTAGGGATTGATTAATACAGTAATATCCCGTAACAcatgtggtggtgttgacttAGTCTCCCCCAatacccctgaacccctgagcATAAGCACCGCATAAACCATCCCCACACCAACTCAGCATCCCGATTTCACAACCAAATCCAAACAAAATGATatcaaaagaagaaaatatTAACCTTAtgtaaataaaataaaaagttatgtacaacccaaacaaaaaagaaaccGTGTCAAGAACTTTCggcaaaaaaagaaaaaaaccaagaaaaggaagaaaaaaccGAAagctcccccttcccccccaacaaagTGAGATACAACATGCACGTATACCGCATTTAACGGGATACCAAGAGAACATGCTgacaaccctcccctccagtGATGGTCCCTTTTGCACACACTCCCTGTTGTACCATGACCACATatcacccccaaccaaccaacccaccaaccaacccaccaatcaacccaccaaccaaccagccaaTCACACCAGCCCAAACGCCGCCCTGAAGGGGAAACTTCCAATCCCAATATGCAAACAATGCAACCCGACAACTAAACTGATCCGAACAGTCCGCTCTCACACCAACCATGCCATGCTCCCCTCCGGCCATGTTCCAACCAACCATTAACGTACAACAGCATCTTTCTGGCTTGTCGTGGGCAGACGGttcatccaaccccaacaaccataTCTTACAGCACCACTCCCACAGATTCTCGTAGAAGCCGAGAATGTGCCTTACTCCTGCCTCCTCTTGGCAATCCTTCTAGCCTCCCTCCTGGCCTCAATGTCACCCTCAGCGAGCCACCTGCTCGCCTTGACCAGCTGGATCACGTTCACGACCTGCTTGAAGGCCATGACGGGGAAGCTCACACCAGTGATAACCCAGGGCCAGAAGCTGTCCATCTTGTtcgccctcgccatctcGAGCGCCCCGGCGCTGTAGGGGTTGGCGAAGATCATGCTGAGAATGCTGGAGTTGACCTGGGCGCCCTGATgaatggcggcggcggtcgAGGGAGGAACGGTTTCAAGAAGAGAGGGCGAGAGGAGCGgggagctgaaggagaggaggtacAAGCCGACGAAGAAAGCCTCGTTCAGGAAGCAGGCGATGAAGAGGACGTTCTGGTTAAGGAGGATAAAATGTTAGTGACGCAGTTCGTCGTAAAAGTAAGCTGGAAAGGTAAGTACCTTGTTGGTGTAGTAGAGGTTCAGGAGGAAGGAACGGGACTTGTCGACGTTCTTGTGGGAGGTGTTGCTGccgccaagggcaagggtgGCGTACATGTGCATGTCTGAAGTCGAAAGTTAGCATTGCGCTCCTAATCTAGCACCGGGGAGAAGCATAGCTCACAGTGGCTGGCAAGATCAAGAGAGATCAGGAGCTGGAAGAGAATGGCCCACCGGGGAAAGGCAGAAGCGAGGAAAGTCAGAAGGCAGGAAGTAGTGCACCGATCCGTAACTGCATGAGCATGTAAGCATCTTGCCGCACGTTTTGTAACTATAGAGAGTAAGTGCTTACCCATATCAAGCACGGCGCCGAAGCGCGTACTTTGATTGTACGCTCTGGCGGCAATTCCATCTAATGCGTCAAGCAGACAACTGATGGAGTATAGCAGTGTGCAGGTTCTAGGATGAATGGGCATGTAGTAGAGCGACGCAACAGCGAGGATGATTCTGGCGTATCCGATCAGGTTGGGATAGAAAAGGAAAATGTTCTCGGCGGGCTCGTCATCGTCGAGTTCATCGAGGATATCTCGTGGAGCGTTCTCCTGTTCCATGAAAGGGGCAGCATTGCCGTtgacggtggtggtattCTTTTCTTGTTGCGCGGCCGCGGCCTGTCTCCTCGTTGTAACACCTGCCATCTTTCTTGTCTGATAGTCTATCGTCGATGAGAGAAGAGTTGTGCAAATATCATGCGGCGACTTGAGGGCGATGCCGGCTCTTCCGAATTGCGCGAAAAGGGGTAATCGTGGGGCTCTCGATATGAGGGTTCCAGTTGGGTCTGAAGCAAGGCGCCGTCGATTTGTTATCGCGGGTTGCCAATGCGGCTCTGGGGGGATTGGCTTCTCCAGAGGGTTGATTACAAAAATATAGGGTATGAATGAGCGTAAGAAAAACTTGTGGTGTTTTCTCTTGGAAAGGAGACCAGCTTCGAACAAAGACCGAGATTGAGGTCGCCGGGGTTTCGGGCAGTTGATGACGGAGTTTTGGCAGATAACACCAGATGCAGCCAGGGAGTGGATTCATTCGATTGCTTCTGCCATGAAATCGCTTGGCCCAAATTTTGGGACCCAGAATGCCAAGATGCGATAAGAGGGTCGATAAGAGCTTCCATCTGCCCCACATGTCCACGCCAAGCCGGCTGTCGTAATTGTTAAGCCATCCTGACCATCAAAGCCATGACAATTCAAAGACACACCGGTCCCCAGGGTTCGGGTCTGAGCTGACTGAATCTGAGACCGACACCTCTTAGCATCCGCCAGCCCGGTCACTTGTCTCTCGCAGCCGTTCGCAACGTCAAAGGTAGATCTGCCGCTTCTAAACGACCGGATCGCCCGGCACCGTTCTTATGTACATCCCGTCATCCCCCGAGTCCGAGATGGGGACGGTGGAAAGCATGGAACCAGCAACGTCCGCGTGGAGAGACTACTCCGCGTAGAAGTGATCATATCCGTAAGAAGTCATGAACTTTACTGAGGCTTTTTCAAAATCTTTTCGAAGCGAATTTATCACGCGGCGATCAAGCTGATGGGAGTGTGGGCTGTGGACGTCTCATTCGGCTGATAGGGTCTGTGCTTGCATTGTCGAATGCCCTTGTCGAGCGCCGCATCTAGGCTGAATAGGGATGGATGGTCGACAAGGTTGCAGAAGTGGGAAGCggtggaaggggaaaggcgaagaaggataGCATAGCGCCGTCGACGAGGGGCAGCCGGATGTTACTCCGGGCACTTCCAGACAAATCAGAGCTGCGGCCGGACACGCAGCCCGGCGGGGGTTGACGGGAGTTTCCAGCTTCCTCTCTATCTATCTTGCGTTCTGCAGCGAGACGGGAAGCAATCCCAGCTAGGTAGGTCGACAGCTAGGCTGGCGAGTTGAAACTGTTGCGGATCTTCCTCTGTGCTTCCGCCCCCATCACATTGCAGCTTCATTGCGACTTTCCAGGTTGCTACGAGCTGACTTGGCTGTCCGGGCTCCTGTTGGAACTGCCAACACAGCAACCAAGTACCAACCTACATACAGGACACAGCTACACGCCGACGTCGGCAGCATAACCGCCGGTCAAGGCCAGCTACGGCTTATGGCTTCCTGGTTCCCGTGCTGCGATCTGCTGCCCGTCAGCGATGTCGTCCTCTCGTTCAGAGCTGGGGCGAACTGATATACCAAAGCTCACTACGAATAGGCACGGCCCGACGGCGGACGGACGAGGGGTCCGGACAGTCGGGAATCTCGCCAATCAGTCGTCGCACAATGTCTCAATACGGtgccaaaaaagaaagcttCGAACGCGTGTGTGACCTGTCGTTGGTCGTGAGACACGGCGAAAAGAGACAGGATAGACATTCAGGTGCAGCAAAACATCCCGACCGACATATATCTACTTGCCTATCTGATTCCCTCATATCATGTCTCAATGGTGATCAACAGGGCTGACAGCgctggagggagggagggagctgAACATTCATACCTCGTAGCTAATACAAGGTATTAAGACAGTGGCCTGGTCTGGCGTGGAGACGCACTTGCGGGAGTTGAATTCTTTGACGGCGGCTTTCGAGGCTTGATTGGGAGAAAGTCTGTGCGTTCCTGACCCACGGCACATCGAGACGAGAGTCGAGCCAACAAGGGCCAGCAAGGGGTCCTTGCGCCGGGCCAGGGTCTTCCCAGCCCCAAAATGGACGGTTGACCTTTTGCGGAGGcactggggggaggggacacAATTTCACACCACATGCATCACCAGATTCATCACATTACCGTAGGCAAATGGTACTCTCAGAAGGACAGGACGTCTTTTACATTGAATCCGCCGGGTGCCGGATACCCCCCCCAACCTATTCGCTTCCGCCTTAGTGCCAAGCGGCAAGCAGTGCACCCAGACCTGAGATGACAGTCAGCATCTGTGTAGGTACTGTTGTATGTATGTACCACCTATTATAAGAAGCACCCACCACACCTTGTTTTTTCCCACTCCTCGAAAATCTCGAATCTGGACCCCAAAGAGCCGATCCCCTATTCCATCTCAGCTCAGCTGGCCGGGACTCATCCAACACTTCCCCGCCTCCCGTACTTCCTGGTTTCTCCGGCCACTTGAGAGTGCTACCTCACCTTGCcgaccttgaccttgcccCTGCGGGGTTGTCAAACTTCGCATCCACCGTCCTGGGCCCGCAAACCGCTAGTCTCTAGGGGACTTGCCAGTCTCGAagccccctcctcgcctgaCGAGCTCGTGCCTGTCCTCTGCATCGTTCGATAAAACCCAACGCCCCCCAGCTTCGTGTTGACTGTACCTGGTCATCCTTGACCTATCCCCTTCTCGAACCTCAAGAGACTGGTCTCATAGACACGCAGCTGCCCCTCTGCCAGTCGCCACGAACCGACCAACGGCTTTTCTTCACCAGCTGAACTATCAACGCCACAATACCCAACAACACACGACCGCTTCTCCTTGTCGTGGCGCCGTCCCTTAGTCGCCGATAGCACCACTACCGCAGTACCGCCCAAAACCGCACGCCGCCTAGATCTTCGTGTGGGGTAGGATAGGTTTTTTATTCTATCAAATCCCGCCTGCCGAAATCCCACTTTCCCTAGACACGCCCACAACACAAACTCACCCCCAAAGACGACCATCGCACATCGCAACCATGTCAGACCGTCATCCCACTCTGCTCCAGCCCTACTCTGAGCGGGCCAAGACGGCCACTCACCCACTCTCCCGGTACCTCTTTCGGTTGATGGACCTCAAGGCCTCCAACCTCTGTCTCAGCGCCGATGTCACAACGGCTCGGGAACTCCTGGCGCTTGCCGATAGGGTCGGCCCGTCCATCGTCGTCCTCAAGACTCACTACGATTTGATCTCGGGATGGGACTACAACCCGCAGACCGGCACTGGCGTCAagctcgccgccctcgccagAAAACACGGCTTCCTCATCTTTGAGGACAGAAAATTCGTCGACATTGGAAAGACAGTCCAGATGCAGTACACAGCCGGCACTGCCCGCATAATAGAATGGGCACACATTACCAACGCCAACATCGACGCTGGCAAGGACATGGTCCGTGCCATGGCGGAAGCGGCGGCCAACTGGAAGGCACGCATTCACTACGAGGTCAAGACGTCCGTCTCTGTTGGCACACCAGTTGCTGGCcagtttgatgatggggaagagcAAAACAATGGCGGGAGCGACAGAGACTCTGACGGGCGAAAAGGAAGTAtcgtctccatcaccaccgtcacTCAGTCCTTTGAGCCTGCTGACTCACCGAGATTGGCCAAGACCAACGAGCATGGCGATGAGCTCGTCTTCCCCGGCATCGAGGAACCGCCAATGGACCGCGGACTGCTCTTATTGGCGCAAATGTCGTCCAAGGGCTGCCTGATGACCAAGGACTACACCCAGGCCTGTGTCGAGGCCGCTCGCGAGCACAAGGACTTCGTCATGGGTTATGTTGCGCAAGAAGCCCTCAACTCTGCTCCAGATGACAACTTTATCCACATGACTCCTGGCTGCAAGCTACCACCAccgggcgaggaggagaacggACATGTCGAGGGCGACGGCTTGGGCCAGCAGTACAACACCCCGGCCAagctcatcaccctcctcggcacTGACATCGTCATTGTGGGACGTGGCATCATCCAGGCCGCGGACCCCCCGACAGAGGCTGAGCGCTACAGGAGGAAAGCGTGGAAGGCGTACCTGGCTCGTCTGAGTTAAATGAGCTGAACAAGAACTTGGCGCTGGGGAAACGGATGGGAAAGGCTATACATGGCTTGAAAAGCGGCATAtatgtggtgatgggaacATCCGGATTTTGATTTGCTGCCTGGGACAGGGTACAGCAGGTTTCTGCGAGTAAGAGAGAGGGCGGGTTAGGGTCGGGATGGAAGGATACATAGGAAGGCGATTGATGGAGGGGCGTTTGGCGACATTTAGATTTGGCATGAGTGAGCGTGTTAAAGCATGATCTATGAAGTGTGCGCAAACTACAACGACGGTCTGGATTCATGTATGTATTAGTCGGGTCCCCGGAACAATACATACTGGATGACTTGCATGCGGATTCGTCCGCCAGTCGCCCGCTGATTCACACAGCATACTTTTGTCGATCAACGCGCCAATCGGAGGGATTCGTGTATCTGGTTTGTCTGACAGGCCACCGACGGCCCTTGCCTGAAGACAGACGCTGAACCAGGGCCCGGAGTTAGCGGTCCTACCGGCAAGGCGGGCGAGCAGTCTTAGGTGAGCCTTGGCGAAGGATATCGGACGGATCTGATTGTCCCCCCCACTTTTGGGACCTTCTTGTTCATTGATTGATGGAGGGGGACCGGCGTCATGTCATTCCTTTGACGGTTACCTACCTGCATCGCAATCCAATCCAACCGCCAACAACCATAGCGATCGACGGTCATCGAGTTATCGACCACGTTATGCGCCTAGCCCGCGTGCTGAACCCCTGGAATTTTAATTGACGTTTTACCACAATCTGAGCTCATCTCTCTTTGCGTTGCGACGAGCGAGTCCGTCTTGGGGCCCGGCGAACTAGTCCGAGTCGATACTCCACTTCCCCGGACCTGAGTCCGCGCGCTCCAGTGCTTGGGACCTCGTTGCGCACCGCTACCGTTCCCCGTTTCCCGCCCCGTTTCCGGTGGATCCCTCTCGGCAGCGCACTCCCCAAGTCGATCTGATGTCCACTTCGAGTCCCGGCGATGCGGGAGCATGGCCTGCTGCCGCCAACGGTGCCTCGTCCGAGTACCCTGATGCCGGACTGAGCAAtgacaccgccgccgccgaagacAATGCGCCGGCCCGGCCACCGCCGAGGAAACGGAGGAGGATCGTGATCTCTTGTACCGAATGTCATAGGCGCAAGCAAAAGGTTTGTCTCAGTTCTGATGTCGCTGTTGGACAAAGGCTAATGAGTGAATGGACAGTGTGACCGACAGCTCCCTTGCACGAACTGCATCTCACGAAACAAACATAGCGCATGCCACTACGAAACCGGTGCGCCGACAGCAAGACAACAGCAGAGACGCCAACAGCTAGTTGCCCCTACGAATGACACCACCGATGGCGcagacggtggtggagggacCTCCAACTCGGGTTCAGGCTCCggctcaacaaccacagccacCTCCCCTGACATGGGCAAATCCCCCATCAcgtcctcttcatcaacgaCAACCCACCACACCGGCAGCGATCTCTCCGAGCACATCGCCACCAACGGAGGTAAGCCCGTCACCAAAGTCGCGTCCGAAACCTTTGGCTACTCTGGCGCTGGCACGCTCGGTTTCCTCCGTAAAATCGAAGAGTCCACCACTGGCGACGAGAACCTGCCCCCACCCCCCGGGCAACCTACCTCGATTGACCAAACTACACCCTCCATCTCAGACGGGTTGACAAGAGAGAAGTACAAATCCTTGATCCGGCAACTCCCTGCGAGGGTCCACATCGAGAAGCTAGTCGACATTTACTTTCGGGAGTTCAACTGGCAGTATTATGCCCTCGACAGGACTTTGTTCGACAGCTTGCTCGCGCAATGGTacaccctccccttttccatcctCAGTCAAGGCGGGCCATCCCAAATCCCGCTATCACTGAGGCCGTTTCCGGGGTTGCTGTTCAATATTATTGCTATTGCTCTCTTGACCCTTTCGTCAGATGACAGGGAGTTCGAGGGGCTGTTGTATGCAGGGTTGAATATGACTTTTGAGGATTTGGCGAATGATTACTCTGACTCTGGGCTGCAAGTTTTGCAAGTGCTGGGCAAGAGATCAATGACGCTCACGACAGTCTTGGCTGGGTTTGCCAGGGCGAGTTTCCTCAAATATGTCGGCTTGGTGACGGAAAGCTGGCATGCGATTGGGAGTGCGATTAGAGATGCGCAGGAGATTGGGCTGCACAGGGATAGTTTGGATCCGAGGCCTCCTTCTGGGGCGACGTTGcaggaggtgttggaggtgcAGTGGGAGGTGCAGAGACGGAGAAAGATATGGATGACGCTTGTGGTTTGGGATGTGCACATGGCTGGCGTGCTGGGTCGGCCGACGACGATCAACCTGACGGCCGTGCCGCCGAGCTTGCCGGTTGATGTGAAGTGGGACTCGCCGGGTGCCAGCCCTTCGGGGGAGTTGATGCCGATTGTGGAGCGGGGGGAGAATGAGCCGCCTACGCCGTTGACGAGGGCGGTGTGGGCGTAT from Podospora pseudopauciseta strain CBS 411.78 chromosome 6, whole genome shotgun sequence includes:
- a CDS encoding hypothetical protein (COG:K; EggNog:ENOG503P0EI), coding for MSTSSPGDAGAWPAAANGASSEYPDAGLSNDTAAAEDNAPARPPPRKRRRIVISCTECHRRKQKCDRQLPCTNCISRNKHSACHYETGAPTARQQQRRQQLVAPTNDTTDGADGGGGTSNSGSGSGSTTTATSPDMGKSPITSSSSTTTHHTGSDLSEHIATNGGKPVTKVASETFGYSGAGTLGFLRKIEESTTGDENLPPPPGQPTSIDQTTPSISDGLTREKYKSLIRQLPARVHIEKLVDIYFREFNWQYYALDRTLFDSLLAQWYTLPFSILSQGGPSQIPLSLRPFPGLLFNIIAIALLTLSSDDREFEGLLYAGLNMTFEDLANDYSDSGLQVLQVLGKRSMTLTTVLAGFARASFLKYVGLVTESWHAIGSAIRDAQEIGLHRDSLDPRPPSGATLQEVLEVQWEVQRRRKIWMTLVVWDVHMAGVLGRPTTINLTAVPPSLPVDVKWDSPGASPSGELMPIVERGENEPPTPLTRAVWAYHLMAPMREILELEKEGPCPRDFGRVDKLHEEVVSIEKKTPPFFRLENPDTRFDDREDCYWLPLARVILPQLSSFELMALHRPYIFTRPKSRTEALKASLGMLNAQRLHFMALRPALYKTFALFFGTFDAIVLMAAIYILFPREHPELVQSALQHFQWAVERFEAMSERNALAKAALGVLHAVRLRLRRSLDSVTNKSQLASSGTSPSTTTTVTSKANPLSQSSSSTNTNAAASSGGGHHWETHTPRRASRSSSSTGAGSAISPNPLQVPLGPLDFSQPGSSTSVTPTTDRNFYSGGQVDWTLPSDFNWASLQPIYPTHDLIFNDLVGVGDTNGNGLSWDTTTTVPGLGGLTTVVGGREQVQQPPQQQQQGVQGQGQQGGVNWQQFEGDFGNDSVWSLLNQFGPM
- the URA3 gene encoding orotidine 5'-phosphate decarboxylase (COG:F; EggNog:ENOG503NW2K; BUSCO:EOG09263Q7N), with product MSDRHPTLLQPYSERAKTATHPLSRYLFRLMDLKASNLCLSADVTTARELLALADRVGPSIVVLKTHYDLISGWDYNPQTGTGVKLAALARKHGFLIFEDRKFVDIGKTVQMQYTAGTARIIEWAHITNANIDAGKDMVRAMAEAAANWKARIHYEVKTSVSVGTPVAGQFDDGEEQNNGGSDRDSDGRKGSIVSITTVTQSFEPADSPRLAKTNEHGDELVFPGIEEPPMDRGLLLLAQMSSKGCLMTKDYTQACVEAAREHKDFVMGYVAQEALNSAPDDNFIHMTPGCKLPPPGEEENGHVEGDGLGQQYNTPAKLITLLGTDIVIVGRGIIQAADPPTEAERYRRKAWKAYLARLS
- the pis1 gene encoding phosphatidylinositol synthase 1 (CDP-alcohol phosphatidyltransferase1) (EggNog:ENOG503NV6B; COG:I; BUSCO:EOG09264CP8), translating into MAGVTTRRQAAAAQQEKNTTTVNGNAAPFMEQENAPRDILDELDDDEPAENIFLFYPNLIGYARIILAVASLYYMPIHPRTCTLLYSISCLLDALDGIAARAYNQSTRFGAVLDMVTDRCTTSCLLTFLASAFPRWAILFQLLISLDLASHYMHMYATLALGGSNTSHKNVDKSRSFLLNLYYTNKNVLFIACFLNEAFFVGLYLLSFSSPLLSPSLLETVPPSTAAAIHQGAQVNSSILSMIFANPYSAGALEMARANKMDSFWPWVITGVSFPVMAFKQVVNVIQLVKASRWLAEGDIEARREARRIAKRRQE